A window of Rufibacter sp. LB8 contains these coding sequences:
- a CDS encoding M20/M25/M40 family metallo-hydrolase — protein sequence MKQFVLFPRLLAMVLGVSSLSLSSCAQQMYQPNQVLRDVEILAADSMGGRLPATEGHLKAQQYLLGRFKAIGLKPVGGSQYQHTFSFTGRTSKQPTNGVNLVGMIEGTSSKAIVITAHYDHVGTRNGQIFNGADDDASGIGAILAIATHFQKKKPKHTLIFVAFDAEEQGLSGSKAFVERLPVAKEQILLNVNLDMVSISAKNELYASGTHHYPWVKEHLQNLKVPEGFKLTFGHDRPEQGPDDWTFQSDHGSFHRAKIPFIYFGVEDHPHYHKESDEFKNIHQPFYLKAVETILAAVQTLDSKLPQ from the coding sequence ATGAAGCAGTTTGTCTTGTTCCCGCGCCTGTTGGCCATGGTTTTAGGGGTTTCCAGCCTGAGTTTGAGTTCCTGCGCGCAGCAGATGTACCAGCCAAACCAGGTCTTGCGGGACGTGGAGATTCTAGCCGCCGATTCCATGGGCGGACGCCTGCCGGCCACCGAAGGCCACCTGAAAGCGCAGCAATACCTGTTAGGCAGATTCAAGGCAATCGGTCTGAAGCCCGTAGGCGGCAGCCAATACCAGCACACGTTCTCTTTTACCGGCCGCACCAGCAAGCAGCCCACCAACGGCGTAAACCTGGTAGGCATGATTGAAGGAACCTCGTCAAAAGCCATTGTGATCACGGCACATTATGACCACGTGGGCACCCGCAATGGGCAGATCTTTAACGGAGCTGATGACGACGCCTCGGGCATTGGCGCTATTCTGGCCATCGCCACGCACTTCCAGAAGAAGAAACCCAAGCATACACTCATCTTTGTTGCCTTTGACGCTGAAGAGCAAGGCCTGTCTGGCTCCAAAGCCTTTGTGGAGAGATTACCGGTGGCCAAAGAGCAGATTCTTCTCAACGTAAACCTTGACATGGTGAGCATTTCGGCTAAAAATGAATTATACGCCTCCGGCACGCACCATTACCCGTGGGTGAAAGAGCACCTCCAGAACCTGAAAGTACCCGAGGGTTTCAAACTTACTTTTGGGCATGATCGCCCGGAACAAGGCCCCGATGACTGGACGTTTCAATCGGACCACGGTAGTTTCCACAGAGCTAAAATTCCGTTCATCTACTTTGGCGTGGAAGACCACCCGCATTACCACAAAGAATCTGATGAGTTCAAGAACATTCACCAGCCATTCTATCTCAAAGCCGTGGAAACCATCTTAGCCGCGGTACAGACCTTGGATTCTAAGTTGCCTCAGTAA
- a CDS encoding PA2169 family four-helix-bundle protein: MSTNGKSKVVEVLTELNQFVHDGLEGYERAAKESTDSLRQDVYRRFSQQRLAFANELNQVIQQHGGSPERDTTAKGKLYRQWMDFKATITGSNEEAILGSCIYGEEWAQKAYRDALDHELPAEVRGIILRQREASTDVLTHLHQLREAAGFAPAPGGLPAAIASPVASKPLRTALFAAAGAAGAALIYGLVTKRISTGGLVAAVSSLTKKKNNNQRKG; this comes from the coding sequence ATGTCAACGAACGGAAAATCTAAAGTAGTGGAGGTTCTCACCGAACTGAATCAATTTGTACATGACGGCCTGGAAGGCTACGAGCGCGCAGCCAAGGAAAGCACAGACTCACTGCGCCAGGACGTGTACCGCCGGTTCTCGCAGCAGCGCCTGGCCTTCGCCAATGAATTGAACCAGGTGATTCAGCAGCACGGCGGCAGCCCAGAGCGCGACACCACCGCCAAAGGCAAACTATACCGCCAATGGATGGACTTTAAAGCCACCATTACCGGCAGCAATGAAGAAGCCATTCTGGGGTCTTGCATTTACGGCGAAGAGTGGGCCCAGAAAGCCTACCGTGACGCCCTGGACCATGAACTGCCCGCCGAAGTACGCGGCATTATCCTGCGCCAGCGCGAAGCCTCAACTGATGTGTTGACCCACCTGCACCAACTGCGCGAAGCCGCTGGTTTCGCCCCGGCCCCAGGCGGCTTACCTGCCGCCATTGCTTCTCCCGTAGCCAGCAAACCCTTGAGAACGGCTTTGTTTGCCGCTGCCGGGGCTGCCGGAGCCGCTTTAATCTACGGCCTGGTCACCAAACGCATTTCTACAGGTGGCTTGGTAGCTGCAGTAAGCAGTCTCACCAAAAAGAAAAACAACAACCAACGCAAAGGCTAA
- a CDS encoding porin family protein: MKKILLVVTALMAGLFTEGFAQDNGVRVGIKAGYSMTNWQGETVRKLKDLLEYTDGNVSTKMKHGFHAGAYLSVPLGNGFEFEPGVQYSQKGTVVEGRVPGDVGTFTNAKVTLTNKAEYIDVPLLAKVYIGQGFNLFAGPQVSFLLSNKVNVNAGAFGFSAYNNDFEWREAQRKVDVGLSAGAGYQFSNGLNFGASYDMGLTTIDQTADYKSYNQVVKASVGFRF, translated from the coding sequence ATGAAGAAGATACTACTAGTGGTAACAGCTCTCATGGCGGGGCTTTTCACCGAAGGATTTGCCCAGGACAACGGTGTACGGGTAGGCATTAAAGCGGGCTACAGCATGACCAACTGGCAAGGCGAAACCGTGAGAAAGCTCAAAGATTTACTGGAATACACAGACGGCAACGTGAGCACCAAAATGAAACACGGGTTTCATGCGGGCGCTTACCTGAGCGTGCCTTTGGGCAACGGGTTTGAGTTTGAACCTGGCGTGCAATACTCGCAGAAAGGAACCGTGGTGGAAGGCCGCGTACCCGGCGATGTGGGCACGTTCACCAATGCCAAAGTAACGCTCACCAACAAAGCCGAATACATTGATGTGCCCTTGCTGGCCAAGGTGTACATAGGCCAGGGATTCAACCTGTTTGCCGGTCCGCAGGTGTCTTTCCTGCTTTCCAATAAAGTGAATGTGAACGCCGGGGCCTTCGGGTTTTCTGCCTACAACAATGACTTTGAGTGGCGGGAAGCGCAGCGGAAGGTAGATGTGGGCTTGTCTGCGGGGGCCGGTTACCAGTTCAGCAACGGCCTGAATTTTGGGGCCAGCTATGACATGGGCCTGACCACCATTGACCAAACCGCTGATTATAAATCATACAACCAGGTGGTCAAAGCCTCGGTGGGTTTCCGGTTTTAA
- a CDS encoding CZB domain-containing protein, with product MTQKKEPSLLALIGKFDFEQARIKHVLFKSKIRALLYGANIDKDPILSSTQCSLGKWIYDVAMPSIGHWPEMDELERVHDQMHTIARDLWHQYQQGQEEAARAGLALIDETAVKLLHLLDQLEQKTAS from the coding sequence ATGACCCAGAAAAAAGAACCGTCGCTTTTAGCCCTTATAGGTAAGTTTGATTTTGAGCAAGCGCGCATCAAGCATGTGTTGTTTAAGTCAAAAATACGGGCCTTGCTGTACGGGGCCAACATTGACAAAGACCCCATTCTCTCCAGCACGCAGTGTTCCTTGGGCAAGTGGATTTATGACGTGGCCATGCCCAGCATTGGCCATTGGCCCGAAATGGACGAACTGGAACGCGTTCATGACCAAATGCACACCATTGCCCGTGACCTCTGGCACCAGTACCAGCAAGGCCAGGAAGAAGCCGCCCGCGCAGGCCTGGCCCTGATTGACGAAACAGCGGTGAAATTACTGCATCTTTTAGACCAGCTGGAACAGAAAACAGCGTCCTGA
- a CDS encoding membrane-binding protein has protein sequence MKKVLLSVLAGVLMAGVSVTTPAVAESRKAAADTYAAPVPAGARDIITEIIDVVGLKARFEVRAANVPNAAAVIMNGKRYILYNENFVNALNSAVRTDWAGVSILAHEIGHHLNGHTLSSSGSNHQDELEADEFSGFVLRKMGASLSEAQAAIQVLADEEDNRTHPGKRPRLSAISQGWKNADGQIVASARAGTPTRSVATASRNAGASLNSSNAMASNVRTTSSSRLSERQILRQVKLAGAPQERMYVTTSMNLVRETNAGIEVIGKLQKTNNRNFPYVLESRYFASLFVSTNGLLLNEEGERVGVLTTT, from the coding sequence ATGAAAAAGGTTCTTTTATCAGTTCTCGCCGGTGTCTTAATGGCCGGCGTCTCGGTGACAACACCGGCAGTGGCTGAATCCAGAAAAGCGGCCGCTGACACGTATGCGGCTCCTGTTCCGGCGGGGGCACGTGACATCATCACAGAGATTATTGACGTGGTAGGCCTTAAGGCGCGCTTTGAAGTGCGGGCGGCCAACGTGCCCAATGCCGCGGCGGTGATCATGAACGGCAAGCGCTATATTCTTTACAATGAAAACTTCGTGAACGCTCTCAACTCCGCAGTAAGAACAGACTGGGCCGGCGTGAGCATTCTGGCCCATGAAATTGGCCACCACCTGAATGGACACACTTTGTCTTCCAGCGGTAGCAACCACCAAGATGAATTAGAGGCCGATGAATTCTCTGGCTTTGTACTGCGCAAGATGGGCGCCAGTCTAAGTGAGGCCCAGGCCGCCATTCAAGTGCTAGCCGATGAAGAAGACAACAGAACGCACCCCGGCAAACGTCCGCGTTTGTCGGCCATAAGCCAGGGCTGGAAAAACGCCGATGGTCAGATTGTAGCCAGTGCCAGAGCCGGCACGCCTACAAGGTCAGTGGCTACAGCCAGCCGCAACGCCGGGGCCAGCCTGAATTCTTCCAATGCCATGGCTTCCAATGTGCGCACCACGTCTTCGTCCAGATTGTCTGAGCGGCAGATTCTTCGTCAAGTGAAATTGGCGGGCGCTCCGCAGGAACGCATGTACGTAACTACTTCCATGAACCTGGTGCGTGAAACCAACGCCGGTATTGAAGTGATTGGCAAACTGCAAAAGACCAATAACCGCAACTTCCCGTACGTGTTGGAAAGCCGGTATTTCGCCTCGCTGTTTGTCTCTACCAACGGCTTACTTCTCAATGAAGAAGGCGAACGCGTAGGTGTATTGACCACTACGTAA